The sequence ctaacagtgcttgcaacgggtagttttatcctggatacgaaattgaccacagggtataggcatcactcactcttgaggcgtaccggtcaaatatcgtgttaaggaaagcgtgttgaacacgtgactttgtcctctgtttgcagtccaattgagtgtttatttaccttccagaaattaatctttttattctaacatcttttTAACATCTTTCTTAAGTGTTTTATTGTTAAAGAAACAACAGGCACACCTATAGTGAGAATGAGTTATCACCGGAGAAATGATATCAAATCAATTTGACTATCTTGTAAATCTGGGTAGGCTGTAGTACCTATAGTAGACAAGTGTTTTGCCAGAAAGTTGGCCAAGTCCTCTTttttattgatttattatttCAACTGCCATGCTATAGTTACTCAAGTACAAAAGAGAACGAATATAGAGACTCAACTAAAGAGATACTTGGTTGATCACCACCATTGAGGGTGCGGTAGTTATGGGTAAAGAGTAGACAAAGGCCAAACAATACAACAAAATACGGAAAGCAAACTTATAAATTTTAAGTTCGATTCCCTTTGAACAAATGACCTGACCTGCCAGACAcggtaaaaaaaaaagattagttCACATCACATGTGCTTTCAAAACATCTGCACCTTGAAGTCATCAGTCCAACACAAGGACTAAATTTTTACTAAAAACCGCTACCTTCTACAGATAATTAGCAGGTAACATATAAATTCCCGCATTTGGAGTTGTCTTTCAGACATGTGCAAAAGTCTTCAGGATCATTCCCTCCATCACTCACGCAAGGAATATCTGGTGTGCACAAAAGTTTACACACCACTCCCATCCATCACATTAGGCACTTAAAATTGTGTAGTTATAACCAAATCTAATTCTCCTAGAATTTTAAGCCAAAAGCTCCAAACATTAAACCTCttattagggctgcacaacgggtagggtgggtaggatatggcctatacccgccaccctatccgtttaccggcggttaagaaaatctttacccgccaccctaccctccaaataatggatagggtaggatacggttaaaaaactggcgggtagggtagggttggcgggtaggagtagggtatgtgcacttctaggtagggtgggtaggatatggcctatacccgccaccctacccgtttactagcggttaagaaaatctttacccgccaccctacccgccaaatagtggatagggtaggatacggttaaaaaactggcgggtaggatagggttggcgggtatgggtagggtatgtgcacccctacctCTGATTGGATTCGCATAAAAACAAGGCTGGGAAATCAGAAGTTTCCATGTGCCAAAACATCTATCCATCTATCTAATCTAACTAGATGATAATTGAAACTCAATACTTGATTCTCCTTCATTCTGACCCCACAAAAATCTGACGTGCACAACTATGGTGAGAGTATTGGGAACAAAAGCTCTCTCGTTGATTTTAACCCCACATATAATGTTACGTACTTTTATATACTTTGTTACACCTCATTTACATCTCCAATTTAACCACGTTCAACCTTAACTGCTTAATCCCCAAACTTCCACGACCACAACCCCTGTTGCCTCTTCTGCTTACTATCTTCATTTTATTGTAACCAAGTTCTGATAATGAAAACTGTCAGCTTTCGGGTTTCCAGCCTCCATAATAAAGACTTGAAATCTATAAGCAAAACGATTACCACAGAGAAGGAATTAGATCTCAAGGTAAGTTGGGTTTATAATCTctcaattttttgtttcaaatttacTCAATTTACTGATAGAGTATCAGGATATCAAACGGAGCTCCAAAAATGCAGTTAAACTGAATCGGATGCGCGTTAATGTTTGACATTTGATATACTGCAGGTAGGACTGCAGTATAAGATCTCTCACAATTTTGATTTCAAGTTGAGTTGTCTAAGCTGTATGTTTTGGTTATTTTCGAAGAGCAAACATAGCGCACTTTAACTGTTTGTTAAAATTCCAAGCAGAATTTCATCTTCTTGGCCTCATTCATGGGTTCAAGGTTCTGCTGTAGATGGATCGTGTTTGGCTGTTGTTATCACTTACCAGGGTATGTTATTTTTTCAGTCACTTCCCCTCTCCTATCAAATTGAATTGCTTTCCAAGTTTATACATGTCATGTCATGCTATGAATCATGCTTACTGGGATAGTAAATAAATAATGGTTAGTGGTGATGTGGACATTTTTATGACACAACCTTGAGTATTTTGTAGGTGGGTTTGCTTTAATGGTTCCATTCGCTCAAACATGGGAGATTTTTCCAGGTATATTTATCATTTTAGATGATTATGCCAATTTaataaaaatacaagaaaaactcGATTTGAAAATGCTATATTTGACTGAACCAATGATAGCAAAAGTTGGAACAGTTGGATCTATAgtttctttttgaaaattttcagttGCGGATTCTATATGCAAATTCAAATAACCAAAGAGCAACTTTCTGAGTTCAGATACCGGTCAATATGCCTCAACTTCTAGCATTGTGTTGCTTAAGAAATGAAATAGTTGTTAATTTGGACAAAAGGTTTGAATTTTCCTTTCCAGTTGCTTTTGTTGGCTAAAATATTTGAATGGTATCTTGCGCTTCTTTTTTCAACTTACATTTTATGGTGTTATCAGTTTACATTTATGTATCTTTAGATTTGTCTAACTCAAAACGAAACCATTTATTGTCTACGGGTCAAACATAACTGGGTCGATATGTGCCCCATTTGCTACTATCACAAAGGGCTCCTCGACTGAATAAAATTGACGCCGCATTTGCTACCATCCGAATATATTGACTCCGTTAATTCCATTTCAGTGATTCCTGATTGTTGCTGTTTAATTTCAGGGAAGCAAATAAGTAATACGTTGATcgagaaacaaacagattttgaTGACAAATTAAGAGACTAGGTATTCATCAACTAcatttttcttatgaatttttgtttatttgattttcttCTGATGCCAAAATTTTATCATAAGATGTATTGTTGTCAAGAAATTTTAATTCCAGTTTAAATACATATTGGTAAGAGATGCAAACTCCCATAATTCTTATTAATGCTGAAGTATTACAAAACCATTGTTTGGACACCCAGGTTAGTTCCAAATTAGATCTATAACACAAGCTACGGattacaaccaaataacaaatggGATGGAAAATAAAAAAGGGGTATCTCAACAAAACCCCGCAATAGATCTATAACAGACCTGTATTGATCTTTTAGTCTGTCAATTAAGGGATTATTAACTTCTATAAAGTTATTACATTTATATTATCATGTGTGAATTTCCTAGACCGAGTAGTTCCCTAGATCGAGCAAAACTAAGCTTCAAGCTTTTTGCGGCAGCATTGGTTGGTGTTTGAGGAAATGAATCGATTTAAAACAGCAATTATTTCATGTATTCATCCATATACTTGCTCTCGAAATTCTAGCACAATTTTGAATTTGATGGTTAATTTTCTTTCAGCCTTGGTGTTGGCAATCTTTTCTTTGCAGATTGAAGTGATTCggataaacaaaaaaaatcaagttctcAACCTTATATGCAGTGCATTTTGGGTGGAAGTCTCTCTCTCTTTGCATCAGTATTATTTTCAACGTATATGCTTAAGGCTTCGTAAACCTCCATTTTTGTTTTCCTTTGTTGTAATGTTGTAAAACGAATATATGGGTATACAGATTGTTTTTGTATAATAATAATGGTTCAGTATGTTGCTTATGCTATGTAAAAGCTAGCACAATGGTATTGTGATTCCAGCAACAAAGTGTTCGGATACTCTCTCAACtttttctttgaatttttctTCATTAAACGACTTAAGAAAAGGATATTTAGCATTTAGCTTTTTCATTTGCAGAAAATGGTACGATTTAGCCTGGCATTACTGCTGATTCTTACCAATTACCATCAGCCCATATTTGCATTACCTCACTAGCTCAGATAATGCAGTTagtatatgatgttcatatgaagATAATGCTGGAGGTTGATAAGACTTATCTCCTCTCGGCATTGCACTCTTGCCCAACTGATGAAAGCATAATTCAACATGCtaacaaaacaaacaacaaacaaaCCTAACATAATTCCGCTCCACCGTTTCCCCATTTCATAGCACAAACATTTACGCCAATCTACAATAATCATGTCTTTAGTTTCTTGCTTCTAGTCCTTTCAGAAATtggagcatttccagaaattagaGCAGATCGGCCAATGGATCCAGGAGTCCTACTTGCAACAGGAGAGTTTTCAACAACAGTTGCAACACTGACTGGAACAGGGGCTATTACATCTATGTTTTCTCTCACTCGGTTTTCTTCCTTCAGCATGTCATCCCACATTGTCACCCTCTTTATCTGCTCCAGCTTTTTTTGCATCTCACTGATATACGTACAGAGTACAGACCACTATATCCAACTGCGAAAGATAACCCTGTTTTTCACTTTCTATATAGGCTTTGGCCTCTATTTCATCTAATTCTGATCTCAGCTTCACAAGTAATTCAACAGCTTCCTTATCATGCAAGTGTGTGGGATCCTGCTTCAAATCGGCATAATTCTGCATGTCGCATTGCTGATTAGCAGTAAATACGCTACCATACAAGTCTGAGGGAACCTATTAACACATAATAATTTGAGTAAAGGATTAGTTCATCTTATAACAGGGAGAAGATGTGTATAATGCAATGTTAAACCTAAATAATAAGAACTTCTATGACAAAAGTAGTTAGAACCACACCTTGAGTACCGAGTCATAAACACGAATACGCGATGCGTTGAGTTCAAAGGTAGCGTCCAAGGAATTTTTGGAGTACTGGCACAGTGCATCATCCAGCTTCTagtgaaaaaaaaatatcagggaaaaaaaaaatcaaagaaattccccaaaaaaaaaatgcaaagaaaagaaaaaatcagtTACCTTCATCGAGTCGAGATCTTTCTTGAGATCATCAAGGCTTTCTTCTGAGTATTTTAAATTCACAGCCGCATCCCATAATTCTTCAACGGTCAGGTATTTTGAATGCTTTACTAAAAGATGATCGATACCTAACACAAAAAACAAAAGTAGACATGACATATTTTAGCTAACCATAACATGAAATCTGTTCATGCAAAACAAGAGATGTATCAACACCAAATCCAAGCAACAATCCGTCTTTCTACTACCTTGTTCGTGATTATTATCAGAAGAAAATTTTGTCTCCATATCTTAGCCGCCCGTCTGAGAAGAAAACCCGTTTTCCCTTCTTTTAGTTTTTATATCCTCCTTCGAATGTCTATACTAGGAAAGTCTAGGTCGGTTAGTTTAATTTTGCGCACTCTTTTAGagagtcaaaaaaaaaatattaaatctcACTCCCTGGGGGATTTATGGTTTGGTCCAAGACCCAAAATAAATAGTTTTGGACCATCTAGTACGGTCCAACTTGAAATTAAACTTATTCTAGGATCCACAAATGGTCAAATGCTAACTTACCCGACTGTCCCTACTTTTCATACGTGCCGGTGTAGataatttttagaaaataatttttttctttacaaCATCTAtgtaaagacttaaaggcctagataATACTCAATTCATCCGTGAGaattttgtgaaacgagcgttttgcTGAGGACATTTGGCAatatatgattggtttaaaaactacaaactcaaaaaaaaaaacttaatttacCGAATTTTATGGAAGTCTAGTTTCAATTTGGAAGATGAGACTGAGTACCCACCACATTAAGACTtttattttttccaaattaatacataAAGGGGGAAAAACCTACATATTTTCTGACCTCCGTCATATTTCCTATATTTTCTCCACCTATTAATGTATCGAGACAAGGCGGGGTGACACcgaatcaaaaatacatcgcaaTGGGGCagggcgaagccccgcgcacaccaaacttaaaagaaaaaagatgcCCGTGCTaccaaatttaaaaaaaaaaaatgcctgTGCTaccaaatttaaaagaaaaaaatgcccGATACGTAGCGCGGGCACTAATCTAGTAACCACTAGTTTCCCTTCCTCCTGATATTGTAGATGGTGTATATAGTCAtgcaatttctttctttttttttacaaaaacaaaaactatGTCTTGCAAGAGGAAAAGCTCTGGATTTTCTctattcttttctttgttttttgttcGTGTTTTCTTCTCGATTTTGTGTTATCATGGTACAAGATCAAAACCATGCTCTTGATCAAAGTGATCAAAGCATCCTGCTCAATTTCAAATTCCTAAAACTAGAtcaagatcaaagtccaaacctAGATATGAATACAGTCCAAAAAATAATAGAAACTCTAACTTGGCATATAATAGGAAATCAGTTGAAGTTGAATCAAAGGAAGGAGGTAAAACttttgcgaacacactatatatgcttatatccaaagatggttacatcatcagccctttattttaatcattgaaacattcttctataatgacaatagtcgtttccatacactattaacatcaaagcaattttcaagatattgaaataatcattatcgaaacattccaagcctacatcaaatgattgtatcacacaaaccatgtaagatgttactcggaaattttctcatgatataagatgaacttggtcgaagcgaaagcttaccaacacatatttcgagaaatatgtaagcgagatatacccagctcaaaatctcaaatgtgtatagagaaaactatatcgtaacacgacttatgtctcaatataggagatagtagaaatagactttccaagtgatagatgagttcaagtctccacataccttttgtggaagaagttccacaagctccccttagtggtTATTCGTCTtaaagagatgaacgtcgagagatctaagctcaactacactatctatgtcctagtccgatacatctataaataggctagaaatcaagacttatacttttgatcactaacattgacaaacatgcaacgcatgcgagttcgaccgagcaatgctctaacaatttgatTAATCAATGAAACCTAAGAGGACCTGTTCGACTCATTCCATGGATTAAGGGTTTCTTCACCATCAAGCTACAGAACGATATAGAcagaaaacatgttaattatgtTGGTCCGTGGAAAACTAAAGGGAAGCTATTGAAAGTGCAGGAATGGACCCCAAGTTAGAGGTTGCTAGGAAATTGGTTatggagagaaagaaaaaggttGGGGAGGATAAAAACAAAATCATCACTAAACCACGTAttgaaactattaccactggatcTCTTCCAACAAATTACGTATTATAGAAAGTCACATATGAGGATGGTTTTATTCCACCAACTAAAACATCAAGAAGAGCGTCTCCAGTTTCTCAAGATAAAGTTGGCATTGAGACTTCTAACAGATTCATAGCTGAATATGATGAGGAAGTTGAGGATGAGGAGCTTGCTGCTGACGATCCACCAAATTCTGAACAATCTAATAATCAAAAAACTGATGTTTTGGATAGCGAAGCTGATAAACTAGAATGAGGATCTGAGGCTGATCAGACAGATAGGGAGAAGCGTGAATTGGCAGAAAAGAAGAAGTGTGATGAGATGGCTAAGAAATTTGCTGGTACTTCCAAGATAACTCCAGAGGTTAGTAATCAAACTTAACAGATAAGAAGAAGTAGAACAAGAGATAATCAATCAAAGGGTTCGGCCAGCCCTCCAACAAAGAAGGTTTAATGCATGTGTTCTCCAGGAATGCTTAAGGCTTGGGTATAAATGGTGCAAGGTCCAAGTTAAAGGAGTTATACACTTTACACAAACCGGATGTTATTTGTATTGCTGAACCAATTGTTTTTCGTACTTCTCGTTTCGTGAGAAGTTTGAAGTTGGATAACTTTAGTGAAGATGTCGTTAGTAATGAATTTGATGGTGTTAAAGGAAACATATGGGTTCTAATGAAAAATAGTTTGGCTTGCGCAGGAATTTTATCTTGTACCAAATAGGCTATTACTTCATATTTTGGTAGTAATTTTATTTCTGTCGTGCATGCATCTTTCAATCCTGTCACTAGGAAGCAGTTATGGCATCAACTGGGATTGGGTTTTATATTTATTCCTTGGCTTGTGATTGGTGATTTTAACTGTATCttacatttggatgagaagaaaGGTGGTATGGTCCTAAAAGTTGTTTATATCAATGAGTTTAGAAGTTGGATGTCTGATAATGGTTTGGTTGAAGCTGATGCTATAGGTAAGACATATACGTTGTCTAGTTATCAAAGTGGACATACTAAAATTGTTTCAAACTTGACATGGACATTTTTAATGATGTATGAGAATTGGAGTTGCGATGTAATACCCCATATTTCTATCCATCTTTTTCGATCGGGTTTTACCCAACATAACTAATTACTTCGTTATCTAGGTTGTTGTTGATAAGTAATTTCCTTTGCCTTAATCTAAATTGTGACATTTAAATTGGAATATTTATAAATCCTTCTCCTATAACATAGTGAAAGGCTAGAGTGTAGATATCGTCACCTAGTAATAAttttaaaataaatataaaattaaagaataatGAAAAGTCAATTACAGAGAAAAAGAAATATAATTATTAATATTGATATTAATGGGGGTTTTAAGCATAATAAGTATTAGTATTAACATTAATATTAATAAGGATTTTATATGAAGTTGGAAAAAATGATTTTAAAGATTAAAAAACTAAAAGCTAGGGAGAATGAGAAGGAGATTGAACTAAAGTTTTTAGAGACGAAGGATAAGGAGAACTAAGAGGATTTTATATCTAAAAAGGTAGGATGGTATATCCCCTTTCTCTTTATGTTTTTGTTATACTTGATTTTGATTTCGTTAATTTTACATAGGTTTCTAAAATTCATTTGTGTAATTATATGCATCCAATTGATGATTAGTCTTGTCATATTGATAGATAACATGTTTAGGAAATCCTGATTAAAGTTTGAGGATAATCCACCACTAATTCAccattgaatgtttgttttagtTTGTGTGatatttctgaattttctggatAGTTTCGTTTTAAcatgtttttgatttattttggtaaccttgatgatgttaaaatgatttgtAGTCTAAACAAAAATTGTAGATACTATATGTAAGATATCTTTCATTGTGCTTTGAATTTGATCAATtccaggttaatatgaatttaaGTTGAATATCCTGGTAATATGATGTAATCTGCCCAGTTTTTAGGATTCCATTGTAATTGAATAACTATGGTTTGAACCGTTGGTTTTGTTTGAAACTTTTGTATGATAACTTTAAAATCTTATGGTTGCATAGaatcaagataaacttggtcgGGTTTGTATATTGTATTATACGAGTTTGTAGATTTCTTATTTGAAATGATAGTATGATTGCTCAATTGAGAATTATTGTGAATAGTTATGCACGAACCGAGGAAACTCGTGCAACTTATCGGAATGACCTCGATAAGTGGATTGGCATGGCACGAACTTAGGAAACTCATGCAACTTATCGGAACGACCCCGATAGGTGGATTGTCAG comes from Papaver somniferum cultivar HN1 chromosome 7, ASM357369v1, whole genome shotgun sequence and encodes:
- the LOC113292970 gene encoding uncharacterized protein LOC113292970 isoform X3; its protein translation is METKFSSDNNHEQGIDHLLVKHSKYLTVEELWDAAVNLKYSEESLDDLKKDLDSMKYSKNSLDATFELNASRIRVYDSVLKVPSDLYGSVFTANQQCDMQNYADLKQDPTHLHDKEAVELLVKLRSELDEIEAKAYIESEKQGYLSQLDIVVCTLYVYQ
- the LOC113292970 gene encoding uncharacterized protein LOC113292970 isoform X2 gives rise to the protein METKFSSDNNHEQGIDHLLVKHSKYLTVEELWDAAVNLKYSEESLDDLKKDLDSMKLDDALCQYSKNSLDATFELNASRIRVYDSVLKVPSDLYGSVFTANQQCDMQNYADLKQDPTHLHDKEAVELLVKLRSELDEIEAKAYIESEKQGYLSQLDIVVCTLYVYQ
- the LOC113292900 gene encoding uncharacterized protein LOC113292900 codes for the protein MKTVSFRVSSLHNKDLKSISKTITTEKELDLKVGLQYKISHNFDFKISSSWPHSWVQGSAVDGSCLAVVITYQGGFALMVPFAQTWEIFPGKQISNTLIEKQTDFDDKLRD
- the LOC113292970 gene encoding uncharacterized protein LOC113292970 isoform X1 gives rise to the protein METKFSSDNNHEQGIDHLLVKHSKYLTVEELWDAAVNLKYSEESLDDLKKDLDSMKKLDDALCQYSKNSLDATFELNASRIRVYDSVLKVPSDLYGSVFTANQQCDMQNYADLKQDPTHLHDKEAVELLVKLRSELDEIEAKAYIESEKQGYLSQLDIVVCTLYVYQ